Proteins from a single region of Acidianus ambivalens:
- a CDS encoding 30S ribosomal protein S26e — translation MPKKRENRGRRKGDKGHVGYVTCDNCGARVPEDKAICVTRMYSPVDAALASELEKKGAIIPKYPVRKCYCINCAIHFGIVKIRAEEERKTKPTTYF, via the coding sequence TTGCCAAAGAAGAGAGAGAATAGAGGTAGAAGGAAAGGCGATAAAGGCCACGTTGGCTATGTAACGTGTGATAACTGTGGAGCAAGAGTACCAGAGGATAAGGCTATATGCGTTACCAGAATGTATAGCCCAGTTGATGCGGCATTAGCTAGCGAACTGGAGAAAAAAGGTGCAATAATTCCAAAATATCCAGTAAGGAAATGCTATTGTATTAACTGTGCAATACACTTTGGAATAGTTAAGATAAGGGCAGAGGAAGAAAGGAAAACAAAGCCTACCACTTACTTCTAA
- the pdxS gene encoding pyridoxal 5'-phosphate synthase lyase subunit PdxS has translation MRLYELSFNEIEEFFYKLAEVRDIIKDSGLMSFLPEKELPEIANGTARVKHAFPIFQKGGVIMDVTNVEQAGIAEDAGATSVMVLDKLPYDVRKSGGVARMADPKIIEEVMNSITIPVMAKVRIGHYYEAKLLEALGVDTIDESEVLTPADEEHHINKWEFKVPFVNGARNLGEALRRISEGASMIRTKGEAGTGNVSEAVKHMKIINAEIGALVGMSEEDRVKKAREYQVPYQLVELTAKIKRLPVVNFAAGGIATPADAALMMWLGGDGVFVGSGIFKSQDPAERAKAIVLAVAGWEYPEVVLEAQKMISEQKSMMGIDIKSLKPEELLQVRGQ, from the coding sequence ATGAGACTCTACGAACTTTCGTTTAATGAAATTGAGGAATTCTTCTATAAGCTGGCTGAAGTAAGAGATATAATAAAAGATTCAGGATTAATGTCATTTTTACCTGAGAAGGAATTACCAGAAATTGCTAATGGTACTGCTAGAGTAAAGCATGCTTTCCCAATATTTCAAAAAGGTGGAGTAATAATGGACGTTACTAACGTTGAACAAGCAGGAATTGCAGAAGATGCAGGTGCTACTTCCGTCATGGTTTTAGACAAACTTCCTTATGACGTCAGAAAATCTGGTGGAGTAGCTAGAATGGCAGATCCGAAAATTATAGAGGAAGTAATGAATTCTATAACAATTCCAGTAATGGCTAAAGTTAGAATAGGCCATTATTATGAAGCTAAGCTTCTTGAGGCTTTAGGCGTCGATACAATAGATGAAAGCGAAGTATTAACACCAGCTGACGAGGAACATCATATTAATAAATGGGAGTTTAAGGTTCCATTTGTAAACGGTGCTAGGAATTTAGGCGAGGCGTTAAGGAGGATAAGCGAAGGAGCTTCAATGATAAGAACTAAAGGTGAAGCAGGAACAGGAAATGTTAGTGAAGCTGTAAAGCACATGAAAATAATTAATGCGGAAATTGGTGCGTTAGTTGGAATGAGTGAGGAAGATAGAGTTAAGAAAGCTAGAGAATATCAAGTTCCTTACCAGTTAGTAGAACTAACTGCAAAAATAAAGAGGCTTCCAGTAGTTAATTTTGCAGCAGGAGGTATTGCTACTCCGGCTGATGCAGCATTAATGATGTGGTTAGGTGGAGATGGAGTATTTGTAGGATCAGGGATATTTAAGAGTCAAGACCCCGCAGAGAGAGCAAAAGCTATAGTATTGGCAGTAGCTGGTTGGGAATATCCTGAAGTAGTTCTTGAAGCACAAAAGATGATAAGTGAACAAAAATCGATGATGGGAATTGATATAAAATCGTTAAAACCTGAGGAATTACTTCAGGTGAGAGGACAATGA
- a CDS encoding ATP synthase subunit K (produces ATP from ADP in the presence of a proton gradient across the membrane; the K subunit is a nonenzymatic component which binds the dimeric form by interacting with the G and E subunits) encodes MKSAILLLSLFLGMITAIPVGAQVGYSSPQGFEGVNIGAGLAIGLAAIGAGVAVGMAAAAGIGVLTERRDMFGTVLIFVAIGEGIVVYGLVFAVLMLFAHV; translated from the coding sequence ATGAAGTCTGCAATTTTATTACTTTCTCTATTTTTGGGAATGATAACTGCAATCCCAGTAGGTGCACAAGTAGGTTATAGTAGTCCTCAAGGATTTGAAGGAGTAAACATCGGAGCTGGATTAGCTATAGGCTTAGCAGCAATTGGTGCAGGTGTTGCAGTAGGTATGGCAGCAGCTGCAGGTATCGGTGTTCTAACAGAAAGAAGAGACATGTTTGGTACTGTACTAATATTCGTTGCAATCGGTGAAGGAATAGTAGTATACGGGTTAGTGTTTGCAGTGTTAATGTTGTTTGCACACGTGTAA
- the proS gene encoding proline--tRNA ligase gives MQIPREKWKNNFSEWFDNVIFQAEIYDYGRYPIKGMGVWMPYGFKIRQNVINIIRKFLDETGHEEVLFPLLIPEYLLRKESEHIKGFEGEVYWVTKGGEEDLDIRLALRPTSEVAITYMESLWIKSYKELPKKYYQIVSIFRYETKATRPMIRLREVTTFKEAHTLHVSYEDAERQVKEAIEIYKKIFDTLGIPYILSERPEWDRFAGAEHTYAFDTLMPDGRALQIGTVHHLGQHFTKALDYKIQKADGSLDYPYQTSYGISDRVIAVSIAVNGDDHGPLLNPIIAPIKVVIIPIPAKTEEDNKRVDNYCKEIQEKLSSAGISAVVDSDKEKTPGEKFYYWEMKGVPLRIEIGLREVNNETITIKRRDTLEAKIVKKDELIKTVTELLSSLSEDLKKKAWDFFNSRIFYTNDVNEAKKILENRGGIIEVPWCGDNSCGLKIEEELNARVLGYPIDAKKTSDPCVICKKPSTNVLRVAKTY, from the coding sequence ATGCAAATTCCTAGAGAAAAATGGAAGAATAATTTCAGCGAATGGTTTGATAATGTAATTTTTCAAGCTGAAATATATGATTATGGAAGGTACCCTATAAAAGGAATGGGCGTATGGATGCCTTATGGTTTTAAGATAAGACAGAACGTTATTAATATTATTAGGAAGTTTTTAGATGAGACTGGACACGAGGAAGTTCTATTTCCATTATTGATTCCAGAATATTTACTCAGAAAAGAAAGTGAGCATATTAAAGGTTTTGAAGGTGAAGTTTACTGGGTCACTAAAGGCGGAGAAGAAGATTTAGATATTAGGCTAGCATTGAGACCAACTTCAGAGGTTGCAATAACTTATATGGAATCATTGTGGATAAAAAGCTATAAAGAATTACCAAAGAAATATTATCAGATAGTAAGCATTTTTAGATACGAAACTAAGGCAACGAGACCAATGATAAGGCTAAGGGAAGTTACGACTTTTAAAGAAGCTCATACATTGCATGTTAGCTACGAAGACGCAGAAAGGCAAGTTAAAGAGGCAATAGAAATTTATAAGAAAATATTCGATACACTTGGGATACCTTATATCCTTTCAGAAAGACCGGAGTGGGATAGATTTGCTGGAGCAGAACACACTTACGCTTTTGATACGTTAATGCCAGACGGTAGAGCATTGCAAATAGGTACTGTTCATCATTTAGGACAACACTTTACTAAAGCTTTAGATTATAAAATACAAAAAGCTGACGGTTCTCTAGATTATCCTTATCAGACAAGTTATGGAATTTCAGATAGAGTAATAGCAGTATCTATAGCAGTAAACGGCGATGATCATGGACCACTACTTAATCCAATAATAGCTCCAATTAAGGTTGTTATAATCCCAATACCTGCAAAGACAGAGGAAGATAATAAAAGAGTAGACAATTATTGTAAAGAAATTCAAGAAAAACTCTCTTCAGCAGGAATTTCTGCAGTGGTTGATTCAGATAAAGAGAAGACTCCTGGAGAAAAGTTCTATTACTGGGAAATGAAGGGTGTTCCTTTAAGGATAGAAATTGGATTAAGAGAAGTAAACAATGAGACTATTACCATAAAGAGGAGAGATACTTTAGAGGCTAAAATTGTAAAGAAGGACGAGTTAATAAAAACTGTTACCGAACTTCTTTCTTCTCTCTCAGAAGATCTGAAAAAGAAAGCTTGGGATTTCTTTAATTCCAGAATTTTCTATACTAATGATGTCAACGAGGCTAAAAAAATACTTGAAAACAGGGGAGGGATAATAGAAGTTCCCTGGTGTGGCGATAATTCATGCGGGTTAAAGATAGAGGAAGAGCTTAATGCTAGAGTATTAGGGTATCCTATAGATGCTAAAAAGACTAGTGATCCTTGTGTCATATGTAAAAAACCTTCAACTAATGTTTTAAGAGTAGCAAAAACTTATTAG
- the pdxT gene encoding pyridoxal 5'-phosphate synthase glutaminase subunit PdxT, which translates to MKIGVLAYQGSFEEHALQTKRALDKLKIDGEVIAVKRVSDLDVDGIIIPGGESTTIGIVAQRMGLLEPLKEKIMEGLPVLGTCAGAIMLAKDVSDAKVGKKSQPLIGVMDISVIRNYYGRQRESFEANVDLRSIGGGIEKVVFIRAPAIVKVFGNAKSLSQFKDVHVMVQENNLLATTFHPELSGTTIVHEYFISMIKK; encoded by the coding sequence ATGAAAATAGGAGTTTTAGCATACCAAGGTAGTTTCGAGGAGCATGCACTCCAGACTAAGAGAGCATTGGATAAGTTAAAAATAGACGGTGAAGTTATTGCAGTTAAGAGAGTTAGTGATCTCGACGTTGATGGAATAATTATTCCTGGAGGAGAAAGTACTACTATAGGTATTGTAGCCCAAAGAATGGGACTTTTAGAGCCATTAAAGGAAAAAATTATGGAAGGATTACCTGTTTTAGGCACTTGTGCTGGTGCAATAATGTTAGCCAAAGATGTTAGCGATGCTAAGGTTGGTAAAAAATCTCAACCATTAATTGGCGTAATGGATATTTCGGTGATAAGAAATTATTACGGTAGGCAAAGGGAGAGTTTCGAAGCTAATGTAGATCTAAGGAGTATTGGAGGAGGAATAGAGAAAGTAGTATTCATAAGAGCTCCGGCAATAGTTAAGGTTTTTGGTAATGCTAAATCTTTATCCCAGTTTAAGGATGTTCATGTTATGGTACAGGAAAACAACTTATTAGCAACTACCTTCCACCCTGAGCTATCAGGAACTACAATTGTTCATGAATACTTCATTTCAATGATTAAGAAATAG